The following coding sequences are from one Streptomyces angustmyceticus window:
- a CDS encoding sugar ABC transporter substrate-binding protein, with the protein MARVRRRGRVVGAVLAAVLGVSLAGCSSTGGLRAEQERAGRAAGGKAAVNTPRWTFAMVTHSGDGDTFWDIVQNGAQQAAVKDNIKFVYGHDKEAQRQSELVQSYIDQKVDGLIVSLAKPSAMKDVIAKAEKAGIPVITVNSGAEASKAFGALSHIGQDETVAGEAVGEELNKRGRKKALCVLHEQGNVGHEQRCDGAEKTFKGDLQKLYVEGTNMPDVQSSIESKLQSDSSIDAVVTLGAPFAPTAVKAKEQAGSKAEIDTFDLNAQVATGLKDGSLGFAVDQQPYLQGYEAVDLLWLYKYNSDVLGGGKPVLTGPQVITKKDAAALQEYTKRGTR; encoded by the coding sequence GTGGCACGGGTTCGGAGAAGGGGACGCGTCGTCGGCGCCGTGCTGGCGGCGGTGCTCGGCGTGAGTCTGGCGGGGTGCAGCAGCACCGGGGGGCTGCGCGCCGAGCAGGAGCGCGCCGGCCGGGCGGCCGGCGGCAAGGCCGCGGTGAACACCCCCAGGTGGACGTTCGCGATGGTCACCCACTCGGGAGACGGCGACACCTTCTGGGACATCGTCCAGAACGGCGCCCAGCAGGCCGCCGTCAAGGACAACATCAAGTTCGTCTACGGACACGACAAGGAGGCCCAGCGGCAGAGCGAGCTGGTGCAGTCCTACATCGACCAGAAGGTCGACGGGCTGATCGTCTCGCTCGCCAAGCCCAGCGCCATGAAGGACGTGATCGCCAAGGCCGAGAAGGCCGGCATCCCGGTGATCACGGTGAACTCCGGCGCCGAGGCGTCGAAGGCCTTCGGCGCGCTCAGCCACATCGGGCAGGACGAGACGGTGGCCGGTGAGGCGGTCGGCGAGGAGCTGAACAAGCGCGGCCGGAAGAAGGCCCTGTGCGTCCTGCACGAGCAGGGCAACGTCGGTCACGAGCAGCGCTGCGACGGCGCCGAGAAGACCTTCAAGGGCGATCTGCAGAAGCTCTACGTCGAGGGCACCAACATGCCCGACGTGCAGTCCTCCATCGAGTCCAAGCTCCAGTCGGACAGCTCCATCGACGCCGTCGTCACGCTCGGCGCGCCGTTCGCCCCCACCGCCGTCAAGGCCAAGGAGCAGGCCGGCAGCAAGGCCGAGATCGACACCTTCGACCTCAACGCCCAGGTCGCGACGGGTCTCAAGGACGGCTCCCTCGGTTTCGCCGTCGACCAGCAGCCCTACCTCCAGGGCTACGAGGCCGTCGACCTGCTGTGGCTGTACAAGTACAACTCCGACGTCCTCGGCGGCGGCAAGCCGGTGCTCACCGGCCCCCAGGTGATCACCAAGAAGGACGCCGCCGCGCTGCAGGAGTACACGAAGCGGGGGACCCGATGA
- a CDS encoding sugar ABC transporter substrate-binding protein — MIGVRTAGPLTVRGVTVRTAAALLTTAALATGCAAAGGQDAAGAAAGSGKGASTPRMTIGMVSHAGDGDTFWDIVQNGAERAAAKDNVKFLYAHDKEGAQQAALIQSYIDQKVDGLIVTLAKPQAVKAAVRKAVAQGIPVITINSGGEFSRAYGALTHIGQDESVAGRAVGDELNRRHRKKALCVVHEQGNVSLEDRCAGVRETFHGKVANLDVDGTNAPASQSSVEARLQSDKDIDAVVTLGAPMAAIAVKAEEEAGSAAQLATFDLNSAVVKLLKAKDVTFAVDQQPYLQGYEAVDLLWLHKANADVLGGGRPVLTGPALVTGEDVPKLTEYTGRGTR, encoded by the coding sequence ATGATCGGCGTGCGTACGGCTGGTCCCCTCACTGTCCGCGGCGTCACGGTGCGCACCGCCGCCGCCTTACTGACCACCGCCGCCCTGGCCACGGGGTGCGCCGCCGCCGGCGGGCAGGACGCCGCGGGCGCGGCCGCCGGGTCCGGCAAGGGCGCCAGTACCCCGCGCATGACGATCGGGATGGTCAGCCACGCCGGCGACGGCGACACCTTCTGGGACATCGTGCAGAACGGCGCCGAGCGGGCCGCCGCGAAGGACAACGTGAAGTTCCTGTACGCGCACGACAAGGAGGGCGCCCAGCAGGCCGCGCTGATCCAGTCGTACATCGACCAGAAGGTCGACGGGCTGATCGTCACCCTCGCCAAGCCGCAGGCCGTCAAGGCCGCCGTCCGCAAGGCCGTGGCGCAGGGCATACCCGTGATCACCATCAACTCCGGCGGCGAGTTCTCCCGGGCGTACGGGGCGCTGACGCACATCGGGCAGGACGAGTCCGTGGCGGGGCGGGCGGTCGGCGACGAGCTGAACCGCCGGCACCGGAAGAAGGCCCTCTGCGTCGTCCACGAGCAGGGCAACGTGTCGCTGGAGGACCGCTGCGCCGGTGTCCGCGAGACCTTCCACGGGAAGGTCGCGAACCTCGATGTCGACGGCACCAACGCACCGGCCTCGCAGTCGTCCGTGGAGGCCAGGCTCCAGTCCGACAAGGACATCGACGCGGTCGTCACCCTCGGCGCACCGATGGCGGCGATCGCCGTCAAGGCCGAGGAGGAGGCGGGCAGCGCGGCGCAGCTCGCGACGTTCGACCTGAACTCCGCCGTCGTCAAGCTGCTCAAGGCCAAGGACGTCACCTTCGCCGTCGACCAGCAGCCCTACCTCCAGGGCTACGAGGCCGTCGACCTGCTCTGGCTCCACAAGGCCAACGCCGATGTGCTCGGCGGCGGCCGTCCGGTGCTCACCGGGCCGGCGCTGGTCACCGGCGAGGACGTACCGAAGCTGACCGAGTACACCGGGCGGGGCACCCGGTGA
- a CDS encoding ROK family glucokinase: protein MSMYRDRVHRGSARATVLRTVGTRERRSHLTAPRVPTVGIDIGGTKVMAGVVDADGTILEKVRTETPDKSKSPKVVEDTITELVLDLSDRHDVHAVGIGAAGWVDADRSKVLFAPHLNWRNEPLRDRLAGRLAVPVMVDNDANTAAWAEWRFGAGRGEDHLVMITLGTGIGGAILEDGAVKRGKFGVAGEFGHMQVVPGGHRCPCGNRGCWEQYSSGNALVREARELAAADSPVAYNIIERVGGRIGDITGPLITELAREGDAMCVELLQEIGQWLGVGIANLAAALDPSCFVIGGGVSAADDLLIGPAREAFRRHLTGRGYRPEATIAKAQLGPEAGMVGAADLARLVARRFRRANRRRVERYERYERAGRR, encoded by the coding sequence ATGAGCATGTACCGGGACCGGGTGCACCGAGGCTCCGCCAGGGCCACCGTGCTGCGCACGGTCGGCACCCGTGAGCGCCGCTCGCACCTGACCGCCCCCCGGGTACCCACCGTGGGTATCGACATCGGCGGCACCAAGGTCATGGCGGGCGTCGTCGACGCCGACGGCACCATCCTGGAGAAGGTCCGCACCGAGACGCCGGACAAGTCCAAGAGCCCCAAGGTCGTCGAGGACACCATCACCGAGCTGGTGCTCGACCTCTCCGACCGGCACGACGTCCACGCGGTCGGCATCGGCGCCGCCGGCTGGGTCGACGCGGACCGCAGCAAGGTGCTGTTCGCACCCCACCTGAACTGGCGCAACGAGCCGCTGCGCGACCGCCTCGCCGGCCGCCTCGCGGTCCCGGTCATGGTCGACAACGACGCCAACACCGCCGCCTGGGCGGAGTGGCGCTTCGGCGCCGGCCGCGGCGAGGACCACCTCGTCATGATCACGCTCGGCACCGGCATCGGCGGCGCGATCCTGGAGGACGGCGCCGTCAAGCGCGGCAAGTTCGGCGTGGCCGGCGAATTCGGCCATATGCAGGTCGTCCCCGGGGGCCACCGCTGCCCGTGCGGCAACCGCGGCTGCTGGGAGCAGTACAGCTCCGGCAACGCCCTGGTGCGCGAGGCCCGTGAGCTGGCCGCCGCCGACTCCCCGGTCGCGTACAACATCATCGAGCGGGTCGGCGGCCGCATCGGCGACATCACCGGACCGCTGATCACCGAGCTGGCCCGGGAGGGCGACGCGATGTGCGTCGAACTCCTCCAGGAGATCGGCCAGTGGCTCGGCGTCGGCATCGCCAACCTCGCCGCCGCCCTCGACCCGTCCTGCTTCGTCATCGGCGGTGGCGTCAGCGCCGCCGACGACCTGCTCATCGGCCCGGCCAGAGAAGCCTTCCGGCGCCATCTCACCGGCCGCGGCTACCGTCCCGAGGCCACCATCGCCAAGGCCCAGCTCGGCCCCGAGGCCGGGATGGTCGGCGCCGCCGATCTGGCCCGCCTGGTGGCCCGCCGCTTCCGGCGCGCCAACCGGCGGCGCGTCGAGCGCTACGAACGCTACGAACGGGCAGGCCGCCGATGA
- a CDS encoding EamA family transporter, whose translation MQQSSTTQGLSSVTDKVPAPCLVLVGVCGIQFGAALAPSAYPQAGAAGVVFLRLLIAGVLLCLLWRPRRQNLSGVKGAWGTVLAAGALLAGHHITFFEAVNHIPLGIVATIEFLGPFTIALAGSRRAIDLLPACLAAGGVFLLSDGGNASLSVTGLALAAVAATCWAGYILVAARMATRLSGGQGLAVAMTWAALLSAPYGIAHAGSALLDTHVLWVATVVAVASSVLPYSLNLEALRRIPPRVFGVLTSLEPAAGALFGLLILGQHLHLPQWLGIAAVACASIAATYLGAGKRRAARTRATSVSAREESTDPNGAHIPQDAH comes from the coding sequence ATGCAGCAGAGCAGCACGACCCAAGGACTCTCCAGCGTCACGGACAAGGTACCCGCACCCTGCCTTGTGCTGGTCGGGGTATGTGGAATCCAGTTCGGTGCAGCGCTCGCCCCCAGCGCATACCCCCAAGCAGGCGCTGCTGGTGTGGTGTTCCTCAGACTACTGATTGCCGGCGTACTGCTATGCCTGTTATGGCGCCCACGACGCCAAAACCTCAGCGGAGTGAAAGGGGCCTGGGGCACAGTACTTGCCGCCGGAGCTCTGCTTGCGGGACACCACATCACGTTCTTTGAAGCCGTCAACCACATCCCTCTCGGAATCGTCGCCACCATCGAATTCCTCGGCCCATTCACTATCGCGCTGGCCGGCTCCCGCCGCGCGATCGATCTGCTCCCGGCCTGCCTGGCGGCAGGCGGCGTGTTCCTGCTGAGCGACGGCGGCAACGCCTCCCTCTCCGTAACCGGCCTCGCCCTGGCTGCCGTGGCAGCCACCTGCTGGGCCGGATACATCCTCGTCGCCGCCCGCATGGCGACCCGCCTCAGCGGTGGCCAGGGGCTGGCCGTGGCCATGACATGGGCGGCGCTGCTCAGCGCCCCCTATGGCATCGCGCATGCCGGGAGCGCCCTGCTGGATACGCACGTTCTCTGGGTGGCGACAGTCGTGGCCGTCGCCTCCAGTGTGCTGCCATACTCGCTCAACCTCGAAGCGCTCCGCCGGATTCCGCCACGCGTCTTCGGCGTACTGACAAGCCTGGAGCCGGCCGCGGGCGCCTTGTTCGGCCTGCTGATCCTCGGCCAGCACCTCCACTTGCCCCAGTGGCTCGGCATCGCCGCTGTCGCCTGTGCCTCGATCGCTGCCACGTATCTGGGCGCTGGGAAACGCAGAGCCGCGCGCACCCGCGCAACGAGCGTCTCGGCTCGCGAGGAGAGCACCGATCCGAACGGTGCTCACATCCCGCAGGACGCTCACTAA
- a CDS encoding ArsR/SmtB family transcription factor: MSDQAESGSHRPAPVHTHPDEVPLLTALSALADPVRIQLIRSLASHPDWTLSCSNFDVPVGRAAKSHHFSVLREAGLVEQRDQGPKRLNRLRRAEFDARFPGLLDLALRPDNTD; encoded by the coding sequence ATGTCGGATCAGGCCGAAAGCGGAAGTCACCGCCCGGCACCAGTGCACACGCACCCGGATGAAGTCCCCCTGCTGACCGCGCTGTCCGCGCTCGCGGACCCTGTGCGCATTCAGCTGATCCGCAGCCTGGCGAGCCACCCCGACTGGACGCTCAGCTGCAGCAACTTCGACGTGCCGGTCGGCAGAGCCGCCAAGAGCCACCACTTCTCCGTCCTGCGCGAAGCCGGCCTTGTCGAACAACGCGACCAGGGCCCCAAACGGCTCAACCGACTTCGTCGCGCGGAGTTTGATGCTCGCTTTCCCGGCCTCCTCGACCTGGCCCTCCGCCCGGACAACACCGACTGA
- a CDS encoding pyridoxal phosphate-dependent decarboxylase family protein — MNRANAVDAGAHQTVALAGTADGLEQLRTLVDAALDAVAASSIKHGGPVTVGGPSAAIAAVRDMMHGEGFLTDAPGPDRVTELFETYAAWSADLTHPSAVSRMQCAPTPAAAAAELLAAVLNQSLHSWESGPFALELERRLISEMAGWVGYGETASGTLTPGGSISNLVGLLLSRDHMLTDAVGSDISQSGLAGSAVRPRILCSAAAHFSIARAAGFLGLGRDAVVKVPTDEMGRMIPEEACRLLDGFTADEVPIALVATAGTTDHGSFDPLPELAALAAERRIWFHVDAAYGIGALFSNSLAPLLDGLSEADSIAFDLHKFGWTPASSSILLVRDEARLSPLAQQAVYLNPPDDEAEGYTALLGTSMQTTRRSDALKIAASLLSLGRKGMGDWVDACHSQARYAAARIDRHPDLELLAEPVLSTVIFRCRTSEAIEDESAWNAAVRRRLMTEGRALLARTKVRRQDGETWVHLKLVFLNPATTKEEIDALLDDVVTAAAEVKEAMRTQVRHS, encoded by the coding sequence GTGAACCGAGCAAACGCTGTCGACGCCGGTGCCCACCAGACCGTGGCCCTGGCCGGCACCGCTGACGGCCTTGAGCAACTGCGCACGTTGGTGGACGCCGCCCTCGACGCAGTCGCCGCGTCGTCGATCAAGCATGGCGGTCCGGTCACGGTCGGCGGTCCCAGTGCTGCGATCGCAGCCGTGCGAGACATGATGCATGGTGAAGGGTTCCTGACCGATGCGCCCGGACCGGACCGGGTAACGGAGCTGTTCGAGACATACGCCGCCTGGTCGGCTGATCTGACCCACCCGTCCGCCGTTTCGCGTATGCAGTGCGCGCCCACACCGGCCGCTGCTGCCGCCGAGCTCCTCGCCGCCGTCCTCAACCAATCGCTGCACTCATGGGAAAGCGGTCCCTTCGCCCTCGAGCTGGAACGCCGGCTCATCAGCGAGATGGCCGGCTGGGTCGGCTACGGTGAAACGGCATCGGGCACGTTGACCCCCGGCGGCAGCATCTCCAACCTCGTGGGGCTGCTGCTCAGCCGTGATCACATGCTGACCGACGCGGTCGGCAGCGATATTTCGCAGTCGGGGCTCGCTGGCAGCGCAGTGCGACCGCGCATCCTCTGCTCAGCCGCCGCACATTTCTCCATCGCGCGTGCAGCCGGCTTCCTCGGGCTCGGGCGTGATGCGGTGGTGAAGGTACCCACGGACGAAATGGGCAGGATGATCCCCGAGGAAGCCTGCCGACTGCTCGACGGATTCACCGCGGACGAGGTACCCATCGCTCTCGTGGCGACTGCGGGCACCACTGACCACGGGTCTTTCGACCCATTGCCCGAACTGGCCGCCCTCGCTGCTGAGCGGAGGATCTGGTTTCACGTCGACGCCGCATACGGGATCGGAGCTCTGTTTTCGAACAGTCTCGCGCCTCTCCTCGATGGCCTGTCCGAGGCGGACTCCATCGCTTTCGACCTGCACAAGTTCGGCTGGACCCCGGCTTCTTCCAGCATCCTGCTGGTACGCGATGAGGCCCGCTTGAGTCCTCTCGCCCAACAGGCCGTCTACCTCAACCCGCCGGACGATGAGGCTGAGGGATACACCGCACTCCTGGGAACGTCGATGCAAACCACCCGCCGCTCCGATGCCCTCAAGATCGCAGCTTCGTTGCTGAGCCTCGGCCGGAAGGGGATGGGCGACTGGGTCGACGCCTGCCATTCCCAAGCACGGTACGCCGCCGCTCGTATCGACCGGCACCCGGACCTTGAACTGCTTGCCGAACCGGTGCTCAGCACAGTGATCTTCCGTTGCCGGACCAGTGAGGCGATCGAAGACGAGAGCGCTTGGAATGCCGCTGTTCGCAGGCGCTTGATGACCGAGGGCCGGGCCCTTCTGGCCCGTACCAAGGTACGGCGCCAAGACGGCGAGACGTGGGTGCATCTGAAGCTGGTCTTCCTGAACCCGGCCACGACGAAGGAGGAGATCGATGCGCTGCTGGACGATGTCGTGACCGCCGCGGCAGAGGTCAAGGAGGCGATGCGTACGCAGGTGCGCCACAGCTGA
- a CDS encoding ABC transporter permease, which produces MSHTDAPTPVPAGPPAKVTGDERLLHRSLARRLMGRPELGSVVGAAAVFVFFSIVAEPFLRASSLSTVLYASSTIGIMAVPVALLMIGGEFDLSAGVMVVSSALISSMFSYQMTANTWVGVGVSLLVTLAIGAFNGLLLTRTKLPSFIITLGTFFMLTGLNLGFTKLIDGTVSTKSIADMEGFDSAREVFASHLTLGSVDIQITILWWIVLVALATWILLRTRVGNWIFAVGGNADAARAVGVPVTKTKIGLYMGVAFAAWVSGQHLLFSYDAIQSGDGVGNEFLYIIAAAVGGCLMTGGFGSAIGAAVGAFIFGMASKGIVYAQWNPDWYKFFLGAMLLLATLLNAWVRKRAEEKA; this is translated from the coding sequence ATGAGCCACACCGACGCACCCACGCCGGTCCCCGCGGGGCCGCCCGCCAAGGTCACCGGCGACGAACGGCTGCTGCACCGCTCCCTGGCACGCCGGCTGATGGGCCGCCCCGAACTGGGCTCGGTCGTCGGCGCCGCCGCGGTCTTCGTGTTCTTCTCGATCGTCGCCGAACCGTTCCTGCGGGCCTCCAGCCTCTCCACCGTGCTCTACGCGTCCTCGACGATCGGCATCATGGCCGTGCCGGTGGCGCTGTTGATGATCGGCGGGGAGTTCGATCTCTCGGCCGGCGTGATGGTCGTCAGCTCGGCGCTGATCTCCTCGATGTTCAGCTACCAGATGACGGCGAACACCTGGGTGGGCGTCGGGGTGTCGCTGCTGGTCACCCTGGCCATCGGGGCCTTCAACGGCCTGCTGCTGACCCGCACGAAACTGCCCAGCTTCATCATCACGCTCGGCACCTTCTTCATGCTGACCGGCCTCAACCTCGGCTTCACCAAGCTGATCGACGGCACCGTCTCCACGAAGTCCATCGCCGACATGGAGGGCTTCGACTCGGCCCGCGAGGTCTTCGCCTCGCACCTGACCCTCGGCAGCGTCGACATCCAGATCACCATCCTGTGGTGGATCGTGCTGGTCGCCCTCGCCACCTGGATCCTGCTGCGCACCCGCGTCGGCAACTGGATCTTCGCGGTCGGCGGCAACGCCGACGCCGCGCGGGCGGTGGGTGTCCCGGTCACCAAGACCAAGATCGGCCTCTACATGGGCGTCGCCTTCGCCGCCTGGGTCTCCGGCCAGCACCTTCTGTTCTCGTACGACGCGATCCAGTCCGGCGACGGGGTGGGCAACGAGTTCCTCTACATCATCGCCGCGGCGGTCGGCGGCTGTCTGATGACCGGCGGCTTCGGCTCGGCGATCGGCGCGGCTGTCGGCGCCTTCATCTTCGGCATGGCGAGCAAGGGCATCGTCTACGCGCAGTGGAATCCGGACTGGTACAAGTTCTTCCTCGGCGCGATGCTGCTGCTCGCCACGCTCCTGAACGCATGGGTCCGCAAGCGGGCGGAGGAAAAGGCATGA
- a CDS encoding zinc-binding dehydrogenase: MVHGAAGDIGTTAGQLARAAGAGAVYGVVPTDAKAEYTLKHGYDDVFRTETLAEDVRRATGGRGVDLIRDPGMAKRCGAAWTNWPPQGAWRPSAMRAAPIPAGPDSLNSTQRVAPSGASPCRRSRRAHPALRAN; the protein is encoded by the coding sequence GTGGTGCATGGCGCGGCGGGAGACATCGGGACCACGGCCGGGCAATTGGCCCGGGCGGCGGGCGCCGGTGCGGTGTACGGCGTGGTCCCCACCGATGCCAAGGCCGAGTACACCCTCAAGCACGGCTACGACGACGTGTTCCGGACCGAGACCCTCGCCGAAGACGTCCGCCGCGCTACCGGCGGCCGAGGTGTCGACCTGATTCGCGATCCCGGGATGGCGAAACGCTGTGGCGCCGCCTGGACGAATTGGCCGCCTCAGGGCGCCTGGCGTCCTTCGGCAATGCGAGCGGCGCCGATCCCTGCCGGGCCGGACAGCCTGAACTCTACGCAGAGGGTCGCGCCATCGGGGGCGTCTCCGTGCCGGCGCTCACGCAGAGCGCACCCGGCATTGCGCGCGAACTGA
- a CDS encoding methylaspartate mutase, with translation MIPNLPSLADSAAYIAELGKPTAADVLERCRASGRVAIQPRCGVGGHTEMTNLLGTLEAEARPDILTLTIDSHTRLKRFDEALRTLNLRPSDLNGYPLVAHGWRRGRELNESVSAPLEVRHGSPDARRLFDVSVAAGITSFEGGGISYNLPYSKAVPLAESLGAWQDVDRRCGELVEHGVVIDRELFGTLTAVLVPPSISLAISVIEAVLAARSGVHCISVAYPQGGHLAQDVAALRCIPLLAERYLPAGIQVHAVLHEFMGVFPRQRGNAEDLIFYGALVARLGGASKLITKTYQEAHGIPDTQANVEGLRLANRANSPLLEVLTVDETRIGEEMEWILAEVGELIDPLIEQVDLIEAVADAFNQGTLDIPFSASRYARSDLIPRRDGDGAIRYLSVGALPFSAANRRRNEELLKAGPEDGTNLGSLMAGLTGDIDYFRRLFRETDETRSSGTADDDIPK, from the coding sequence ATGATCCCGAACCTGCCCAGCCTGGCGGACTCCGCCGCCTATATCGCCGAACTCGGCAAACCCACGGCCGCCGATGTCCTCGAACGCTGCCGTGCCTCGGGGCGGGTCGCCATCCAACCTCGATGCGGCGTCGGCGGCCACACGGAGATGACCAACCTGCTGGGCACCCTGGAGGCCGAGGCTCGCCCCGACATCCTCACTCTCACCATCGACTCGCACACCCGGCTCAAGCGCTTCGACGAAGCTCTGCGCACCCTGAACCTTCGCCCCTCCGACCTCAACGGCTACCCGCTGGTTGCCCACGGTTGGCGGCGCGGTCGAGAGCTGAACGAGTCGGTATCTGCCCCGCTGGAAGTCCGTCACGGCTCGCCGGATGCCAGGCGGCTCTTCGATGTCTCCGTTGCGGCCGGCATCACTTCCTTCGAGGGCGGCGGAATCTCGTACAACCTGCCCTATTCCAAGGCCGTGCCGCTCGCCGAGTCCCTCGGCGCCTGGCAGGACGTGGACCGCCGGTGCGGCGAGCTCGTCGAGCACGGTGTGGTCATCGACCGGGAGCTGTTCGGCACTCTCACAGCAGTCCTCGTGCCCCCCTCTATCAGCTTGGCCATCAGTGTCATCGAGGCCGTTCTGGCGGCACGCTCCGGGGTGCACTGCATCTCGGTCGCGTACCCGCAGGGCGGACACCTGGCTCAAGACGTCGCGGCCCTTCGATGCATCCCACTGCTCGCCGAGCGCTACCTGCCTGCCGGCATTCAGGTGCACGCCGTACTACACGAGTTCATGGGGGTCTTCCCGCGGCAGCGTGGCAACGCCGAGGACCTCATCTTCTACGGCGCGCTGGTGGCTCGGCTCGGAGGGGCTTCCAAGCTCATCACCAAGACCTATCAGGAGGCGCACGGCATCCCCGACACTCAAGCCAACGTGGAGGGCCTGCGCCTCGCAAACCGCGCCAACTCCCCCTTGCTGGAGGTCCTCACGGTCGACGAGACGCGCATCGGCGAGGAAATGGAGTGGATCCTGGCTGAGGTCGGCGAGCTCATTGATCCCCTGATCGAGCAGGTGGACCTGATCGAAGCCGTAGCCGATGCATTCAACCAGGGCACCCTGGACATCCCGTTCAGCGCCAGCCGCTATGCGCGCTCCGACCTCATACCCCGGCGCGACGGCGACGGAGCCATCCGCTACCTGTCGGTCGGGGCCCTGCCGTTCTCCGCGGCCAATCGCCGTCGCAACGAGGAGCTACTCAAGGCCGGACCCGAGGACGGGACAAACCTCGGATCCCTCATGGCCGGACTCACCGGCGACATCGACTACTTCCGCAGGCTCTTCCGCGAGACCGACGAGACCCGTTCGTCCGGCACAGCCGACGACGACATCCCCAAGTGA
- a CDS encoding quinone oxidoreductase family protein: MRAIQVSRVGGSAALTPVELPDPLPAAGEVVVRNAAIGLNFIDVYFRDGTYPTTCPFIPGQEAAGTVIAVGDGVEEITIGDRVAYATQLGAYAEHTAVPAGKLIPVPEEVHLRDAAAVLLQGLAAHYLTHTTHAVHPGESVVVLAAAGGLGQLLVQMAAHRKASVIAVASNEEKQRIALQAGARQALPYEGFDERVHEITNGEGAHVVYDSVGADTFERSLRSLRRRGHLVVCGLSSGSVGKVDIEMLRTAGSLSLTRPSLADHVPDTDSLRAAARELFGYVADGVVRPVVEVEMPLTEVAHAHALLEGRGTTGKVLLTP, translated from the coding sequence GTGCGCGCAATCCAGGTGAGCCGGGTCGGTGGCTCCGCAGCTCTCACCCCCGTCGAGTTGCCTGATCCCCTGCCCGCCGCTGGTGAGGTCGTGGTGCGCAACGCGGCAATCGGGCTCAACTTCATCGACGTCTACTTCCGTGACGGAACCTATCCGACAACATGCCCGTTCATTCCCGGCCAGGAGGCGGCCGGGACAGTCATCGCGGTGGGCGACGGCGTCGAGGAGATCACCATTGGCGATCGGGTCGCCTACGCCACCCAGCTCGGCGCCTACGCCGAACACACGGCTGTGCCTGCGGGCAAGCTCATCCCCGTTCCCGAGGAGGTTCACCTCCGCGATGCCGCCGCAGTGTTGCTGCAGGGCCTGGCCGCGCACTACCTCACCCATACGACCCATGCAGTCCATCCCGGCGAGAGTGTGGTCGTCCTCGCCGCGGCCGGCGGCCTTGGTCAGCTGCTGGTGCAGATGGCTGCGCACCGCAAGGCAAGCGTGATCGCGGTGGCCTCCAACGAGGAGAAGCAGCGGATCGCGCTGCAGGCCGGGGCCCGGCAAGCCCTGCCGTATGAGGGCTTCGACGAGCGCGTTCACGAGATCACCAACGGAGAAGGAGCTCACGTCGTCTACGACTCCGTAGGCGCGGACACCTTCGAGCGAAGTCTGCGTTCGCTGCGCCGCCGAGGCCACCTCGTGGTCTGCGGACTCTCCAGCGGCTCCGTCGGCAAGGTCGATATCGAGATGCTTCGTACGGCCGGCTCCCTGAGCCTGACCCGGCCTTCTCTCGCCGACCACGTGCCCGACACGGATTCCCTGCGTGCCGCTGCTAGGGAACTGTTCGGCTATGTGGCCGATGGGGTCGTACGTCCCGTGGTGGAGGTAGAGATGCCGCTGACCGAGGTAGCTCACGCGCACGCCCTGCTCGAGGGACGAGGCACGACAGGAAAGGTCCTGCTGACGCCTTGA
- a CDS encoding ATP-binding cassette domain-containing protein — MTALVELTDVSKYYGNVRALEGVSLEVHAGEISCVLGDNGAGKSTLIKIIAGLHRHDAGSFTIDGEETSLASPREALDRGIATVYQDLAVVPLMPVWRNFFLGSEPTTGIGPFKRLDVETMRETTRGELLRMGIDLRDVDQPIGTLSGGERQCVAIARAVYFGAKVLVLDEPTAALGVKQSGVVLKYVAAARDAGLGVVLITHNPHHAYLVGDRFVLLKRGTMAGSHTKSEIALEELTRQMAGGSELEQLSHELARTATPEFPGGHRPE; from the coding sequence ATGACAGCGCTGGTCGAGCTGACCGACGTCAGCAAGTACTACGGAAACGTCCGCGCCCTGGAAGGCGTGTCCCTGGAGGTGCACGCGGGGGAGATCTCCTGTGTGCTCGGGGACAACGGCGCCGGCAAGTCCACCCTCATCAAGATCATCGCGGGGCTGCACCGGCACGACGCCGGGTCCTTCACCATCGACGGCGAGGAGACCTCCCTCGCCTCCCCGCGCGAGGCCCTGGACCGCGGGATCGCCACCGTCTACCAGGACCTGGCCGTCGTCCCGCTCATGCCGGTGTGGCGGAACTTCTTCCTCGGGTCCGAGCCCACCACCGGCATCGGCCCCTTCAAGCGGCTCGACGTGGAGACGATGCGCGAGACCACCCGCGGCGAGCTGCTGCGGATGGGCATCGACCTGCGCGACGTCGACCAGCCCATCGGCACCCTCTCGGGCGGCGAACGCCAGTGCGTGGCCATCGCCCGCGCCGTCTACTTCGGCGCCAAGGTCCTCGTCCTGGACGAGCCGACGGCGGCGCTCGGCGTCAAGCAGTCCGGCGTCGTCCTCAAGTACGTCGCGGCCGCGCGGGACGCCGGACTCGGCGTGGTGTTGATCACCCACAACCCGCACCACGCGTATCTCGTCGGTGACCGCTTCGTCCTGCTCAAGCGCGGCACCATGGCCGGCAGCCACACCAAGTCGGAGATCGCCCTGGAGGAGCTGACCCGCCAAATGGCGGGCGGCAGCGAACTGGAACAGCTCAGTCACGAGCTGGCCCGGACCGCGACCCCGGAGTTCCCCGGCGGCCATCGCCCCGAGTGA